In one Vibrio sp. CB1-14 genomic region, the following are encoded:
- a CDS encoding extracellular solute-binding protein — MHKNTLLTAAVLAALSFGSSANELPSGLTWIDNMNEPLFASDEAKFGGTLRTHMSSFPQTLRSVGSDSNSGLRHYFMDGTPKLAARHPNTGNWIPQLAEAWAYGDDNQTVYFKLNPEAKWSDGEKVDADDYLFMLTYNRSKDIVAPWYNDFFTNKIEDVSKIDDYTIAIKSATKMSQEELMIQINLPSNGLQPRPEHFFANPKKDENGDGIEDNFVRKFNFKAEPTTWAYYMSNVKKGKSVTFKHVGQDWWGYSNRYYKNRYNVEKVRLTVIRDSDIARKHFEKGDLDVFGLVLPSLWHEKADSKPYQQGYIQKFWGYNQTAQGAGGLWMNTSMPLLESRDVRAGIVYASDYDGMLKKVLRGDYLRMPHSMGAGHGGYDRPNNQAPAFDPKKAIRYFEAAGFNKVGADGIRVNDKGQRLSFDITYGYPPHTPRVAYLKEQAKQAGLEFNLNLVDGSSAFKFILEKKHQLAFLHMGGGEIPAYWEYLHSDNAKPQTNNHTFYQNPDMDNLIDQYVVEFDVAKKQQLSHQIQQKVSDEYLIVPGYMVPYTREAHWRWLRVPEKGMTKLTETMFSVTDVANFWIDSDVKTQTKSALKKGESFEPVTIIDDTYKL; from the coding sequence ATGCATAAGAATACATTGTTGACTGCGGCAGTATTGGCTGCACTCTCTTTTGGCAGCAGCGCTAATGAACTCCCGTCCGGATTGACCTGGATTGATAATATGAATGAGCCGCTATTTGCTTCTGATGAAGCAAAGTTCGGTGGGACTTTGCGCACTCATATGTCGAGTTTTCCGCAAACGCTAAGAAGTGTGGGCTCCGATTCTAACTCGGGTTTACGGCACTACTTTATGGACGGTACTCCAAAACTTGCGGCGAGACACCCAAATACAGGTAATTGGATACCTCAATTAGCGGAAGCATGGGCCTATGGTGATGACAACCAAACGGTCTACTTCAAGCTCAACCCCGAAGCAAAATGGTCTGACGGTGAGAAGGTGGATGCCGACGACTACCTGTTCATGCTTACTTACAACCGTTCAAAAGACATTGTAGCGCCGTGGTATAACGACTTTTTCACTAACAAAATTGAAGACGTCAGCAAAATTGATGACTACACCATTGCCATCAAGTCAGCGACGAAAATGAGCCAAGAAGAGTTGATGATACAAATCAACTTGCCAAGCAATGGGCTTCAGCCAAGACCGGAGCACTTCTTTGCCAATCCTAAGAAGGATGAAAATGGTGATGGCATCGAAGACAATTTCGTGCGTAAATTTAATTTCAAGGCAGAGCCAACGACTTGGGCTTATTACATGTCCAATGTGAAAAAAGGCAAGAGCGTGACCTTTAAACACGTCGGTCAAGACTGGTGGGGTTACAGCAATCGCTATTACAAGAATCGTTACAATGTTGAGAAAGTGCGTTTAACGGTAATTCGTGACTCCGATATCGCACGAAAACACTTTGAGAAAGGTGATCTTGATGTGTTTGGTTTAGTGCTTCCAAGCCTTTGGCATGAGAAAGCGGATAGCAAACCCTACCAACAAGGCTATATCCAAAAATTTTGGGGTTACAATCAAACCGCTCAAGGTGCAGGTGGTCTTTGGATGAACACTTCAATGCCGCTGTTAGAGAGTCGTGATGTAAGAGCGGGTATCGTCTACGCCTCTGATTATGACGGCATGCTAAAAAAAGTGCTTCGTGGTGACTATCTTCGTATGCCTCACAGCATGGGGGCTGGTCATGGTGGCTACGACCGACCGAATAATCAAGCGCCAGCTTTCGATCCTAAAAAGGCAATTCGTTATTTTGAAGCTGCGGGCTTTAACAAGGTCGGTGCGGATGGAATTCGTGTCAATGACAAAGGTCAGCGCTTGAGTTTCGATATTACTTACGGCTACCCACCACATACTCCAAGAGTTGCATATCTCAAAGAGCAAGCGAAACAAGCGGGGTTGGAGTTTAATCTCAACCTAGTTGATGGATCGTCAGCCTTTAAGTTCATTTTAGAGAAAAAACACCAGCTTGCTTTCTTACATATGGGCGGTGGCGAAATCCCGGCGTATTGGGAGTATTTACATTCAGACAATGCTAAGCCGCAAACCAATAATCATACCTTCTATCAAAACCCAGACATGGACAATCTGATCGACCAGTATGTGGTTGAGTTTGATGTCGCGAAAAAGCAGCAACTGTCTCATCAGATCCAACAAAAAGTGTCAGATGAGTACTTAATTGTTCCTGGTTATATGGTGCCATACACTCGTGAAGCGCATTGGCGTTGGCTACGGGTACCAGAAAAAGGCATGACTAAGCTGACTGAAACCATGTTCTCGGTAACGGATGTGGCAAATTTTTGGATTGATAGCGATGTAAAAACACAGACCAAGTCAGCCCTGAAAAAAGGCGAAAGCTTTGAGCCTGTCACCATTATCGACGATACCTATAAACTGTGA